A genome region from Archaeoglobus fulgidus DSM 4304 includes the following:
- a CDS encoding CDP-alcohol phosphatidyltransferase family protein, whose product MTVIATIVGLGAAAVIAAGEIYWGVLTLFISQILDCTDGDLARLTGRVTRSGAYLDRVFDRFVDAAIVIGIVYLYPSELWLAGFMAVVGSFGVSITRAMAEAEGAECKVGIGGRDTRLAIIMVGLLYGYASGNAVSVYAATLWIVAVLGFITTLHRMLHTLKQLD is encoded by the coding sequence ATCACCGTTATTGCCACAATCGTCGGATTGGGGGCAGCAGCGGTCATTGCAGCTGGAGAAATATACTGGGGCGTGCTAACTCTCTTCATCTCGCAAATTCTTGACTGCACTGACGGTGACCTGGCAAGGCTGACGGGGAGGGTTACGAGGAGCGGAGCGTACCTCGACAGAGTCTTCGACAGGTTCGTGGATGCTGCAATTGTCATTGGAATTGTCTATCTTTATCCTTCTGAGCTATGGCTTGCCGGCTTTATGGCGGTGGTTGGCTCCTTTGGAGTGAGCATAACGAGGGCTATGGCTGAAGCTGAAGGCGCGGAATGCAAAGTTGGAATTGGTGGAAGGGACACGAGGCTTGCCATCATAATGGTTGGGCTGCTCTACGGATACGCCAGCGGTAATGCGGTGAGCGTTTATGCAGCAACGCTGTGGATTGTGGCGGTGCTCGGCTTTATAACCACACTGCACCGCATGCTTCACACATTAAAGCAGCTCGACTAG
- the argJ gene encoding bifunctional ornithine acetyltransferase/N-acetylglutamate synthase, with product MEITDIGGVLCNGIKEGKYGLGLVRVRGSIAGVFTQNKIRAAPVIVCEENIRDGVVEGVIVNSGNANAYTGEQGMRDAREMCRIAANLLGCEERRVAVASTGVIGRKLDMEWIRKKAPEVYSGLGNSVENAERFGRAIVTTDRFVKKAYSEKARIAAVAKGAGMIAPNMATMLCFAFTSAKFDSGELYDMLRRAADKTFNRLTVDGDTSTNDTVLLISTGKERVERDVFEEELCSVFYSIAKQMARDGEGATKVFEVRVDGARNDEDANLIARAVASSLLVKTAIFGCDPNWGRIIAAAGYSGADVDERITLSLSDGRDEVFLIDSGRPLGNEERARVLMEKAEELVIRLRLEKGNGKGFAIGCDLTYDYVKLNAEYTT from the coding sequence ATGGAAATAACGGACATTGGCGGTGTCCTCTGCAACGGAATAAAGGAGGGAAAATACGGCCTTGGACTCGTTAGGGTTAGAGGAAGTATTGCAGGAGTTTTCACGCAGAACAAAATCCGGGCTGCTCCGGTTATCGTTTGCGAGGAGAACATCAGGGATGGGGTTGTGGAGGGTGTGATTGTGAACAGCGGAAATGCAAATGCCTACACCGGGGAGCAGGGGATGAGAGACGCGAGGGAGATGTGCAGAATCGCTGCAAATCTTCTTGGATGTGAGGAGAGGAGAGTTGCGGTCGCCTCTACCGGCGTAATCGGAAGAAAGCTGGACATGGAGTGGATAAGAAAAAAAGCACCGGAGGTTTACTCAGGTCTCGGAAATTCGGTGGAGAATGCAGAGAGGTTCGGAAGGGCGATTGTAACCACGGACAGATTCGTCAAGAAGGCCTACTCAGAGAAGGCGAGGATTGCTGCTGTTGCAAAGGGGGCGGGAATGATTGCACCGAATATGGCTACAATGCTCTGCTTTGCCTTCACCTCCGCAAAATTTGACAGCGGAGAGCTTTACGATATGCTGAGAAGGGCAGCCGATAAAACCTTCAACAGACTTACGGTTGACGGGGATACCTCAACCAACGATACCGTTTTGCTGATTTCAACCGGCAAGGAGAGGGTGGAGAGAGATGTTTTCGAGGAGGAGCTTTGCTCGGTCTTTTACAGCATCGCAAAGCAGATGGCGAGAGATGGAGAGGGGGCGACGAAGGTTTTCGAAGTCAGGGTTGACGGAGCGAGAAATGATGAGGATGCGAATCTGATAGCCAGAGCTGTTGCAAGCTCGCTGCTTGTTAAGACGGCAATATTCGGCTGCGACCCCAACTGGGGGAGAATTATTGCTGCTGCCGGCTACAGCGGGGCAGATGTGGATGAGAGAATAACTCTTAGCCTCTCAGACGGGAGGGATGAAGTCTTTCTAATCGATTCCGGAAGGCCTTTGGGGAACGAAGAGCGGGCGAGAGTGTTGATGGAGAAAGCAGAGGAGCTTGTAATCAGGCTGAGGCTTGAAAAAGGTAATGGAAAGGGCTTTGCCATCGGCTGCGACCTAACCTACGATTACGTGAAGCTGAATGCCGAGTACACAACTTAG
- a CDS encoding KEOPS complex subunit Pcc1: protein MGMMNRAEIVIEGCSPDVAKSIQPEIETSISRAKLYQSGERLGLEIEAEDVSDLRAAINSWLRLIKMCVEVEEVLKNG from the coding sequence ATGGGGATGATGAACAGGGCAGAGATTGTCATTGAGGGTTGCAGCCCTGATGTGGCCAAATCAATCCAGCCAGAAATCGAAACCTCAATAAGTCGGGCAAAGCTTTATCAATCTGGCGAAAGGTTGGGATTAGAAATTGAGGCTGAAGACGTCTCAGATTTGAGAGCGGCGATAAATTCGTGGTTAAGGCTGATTAAGATGTGTGTAGAGGTTGAAGAGGTGTTGAAAAATGGGTGA
- a CDS encoding MFS transporter — MQLKKAALLTSGVASFLTPFMGSSTNIALPAIGKEFQIDAITLGWIATAYLLAAGMFSVPFGRIADIAGRKKVFVVGLLVFSLGSILSAIPPNAEMLIAFRVLQGVGGAMIFATSVAILTSVFPPQERGKAIGINTGAVYTGLSLGPIGGGFLTQNLGWRSLFIANGALGFFALIVASVYLRGEWADARGEKFDLAGSAIYAAMLFFLIYGFSEFSVAFIVLGAILALIFVVYENRQEHPVFAVRLLLSNLTFSLSSLAALLNYAATFAVGFLMSLYLQYVKGFDAQTAGLILVSQPVVMAIFAPIAGWISDRIEPRVVASTGMAVTTLSLILFAGINGETALSNIITYLMLLGFGIALFSSPNTNAIMSSVERKFFGIASATVATMRLVGQTLSMALVMLVFSMVIGRVEITPEYFGRFIESSRIAFSIFAALCFVGIFASLGRGKIKRG; from the coding sequence ATGCAACTGAAAAAGGCAGCTCTGCTGACATCAGGTGTTGCTTCCTTTCTCACCCCCTTCATGGGCTCTTCAACCAACATAGCCCTGCCCGCAATAGGCAAAGAATTTCAGATTGACGCCATAACTCTCGGCTGGATTGCCACGGCATATCTTCTCGCAGCCGGCATGTTTTCCGTCCCCTTCGGCAGGATTGCAGACATAGCGGGAAGGAAGAAGGTTTTTGTGGTTGGACTGCTTGTTTTCAGTCTCGGCTCCATTCTCTCAGCAATTCCTCCCAATGCGGAGATGCTTATAGCTTTCAGAGTCCTCCAAGGTGTTGGCGGTGCGATGATTTTCGCCACCTCAGTAGCCATTCTCACTTCGGTTTTCCCTCCCCAGGAAAGGGGGAAGGCCATTGGCATCAACACCGGAGCGGTTTACACGGGATTAAGTCTTGGCCCCATAGGTGGAGGGTTTCTGACCCAAAATCTCGGATGGAGGAGCTTGTTCATCGCCAACGGAGCTTTGGGATTCTTCGCCCTAATCGTTGCATCAGTCTATCTCAGGGGGGAGTGGGCTGATGCGAGGGGGGAGAAATTCGACCTTGCCGGTTCCGCAATTTACGCGGCCATGCTCTTCTTCCTGATTTACGGTTTTTCAGAGTTCTCAGTTGCTTTCATAGTTCTCGGTGCAATCTTGGCCTTAATTTTTGTTGTTTACGAGAACAGGCAAGAGCATCCCGTTTTTGCTGTAAGGCTTCTTCTGAGCAACCTTACCTTCTCCCTCTCAAGCCTCGCCGCACTGCTCAACTATGCGGCAACCTTCGCCGTGGGCTTTTTGATGAGCCTCTACCTCCAGTACGTAAAGGGGTTCGACGCTCAGACGGCTGGCCTCATCCTCGTATCCCAGCCCGTAGTCATGGCAATCTTCGCCCCCATTGCCGGCTGGATTTCGGATAGAATAGAGCCGAGGGTTGTAGCCTCAACGGGCATGGCTGTGACAACTCTGTCCTTAATCCTCTTCGCAGGCATCAACGGAGAGACGGCCTTAAGCAACATAATCACTTACCTCATGCTCCTCGGTTTTGGAATTGCACTGTTCAGCTCTCCGAACACCAACGCAATCATGAGCTCGGTTGAGAGAAAATTTTTCGGCATAGCCTCAGCCACAGTTGCAACAATGCGGCTCGTAGGGCAGACTTTGAGCATGGCTCTCGTCATGCTCGTCTTCTCAATGGTAATTGGAAGGGTTGAGATAACTCCTGAGTACTTCGGCAGGTTCATCGAAAGCTCAAGAATAGCCTTCTCGATCTTCGCCGCGCTCTGCTTCGTTGGAATCTTCGCATCGCTGGGGAGGGGAAAAATAAAGAGAGGCTAG
- a CDS encoding Lrp/AsnC family transcriptional regulator has protein sequence MVKIDEVDIKILRELQDDARKSLKEISEKVGVAEGTVYNRINKMRKIGLIKKFIPVVDYSMLGYDLIAIIGITAEGGYLTEIEKEIAKERNVTAVYDVTGDYDIIVVAKFKDRDSLNAFVKRIAGMDKVLKTYTMLVLNVVKETHLIDL, from the coding sequence ATGGTAAAGATTGATGAGGTTGACATCAAAATTTTGAGAGAATTGCAGGATGATGCCCGCAAAAGCTTGAAGGAAATTTCAGAAAAGGTAGGAGTGGCCGAGGGGACGGTTTACAACAGAATAAACAAGATGAGAAAAATCGGGCTTATCAAGAAGTTCATTCCCGTCGTTGACTACTCAATGCTGGGATACGACCTCATAGCGATAATAGGCATTACCGCAGAGGGTGGTTACCTGACGGAGATTGAGAAGGAGATTGCGAAGGAGAGAAACGTGACAGCCGTTTACGACGTTACAGGTGACTACGACATTATCGTTGTGGCCAAGTTCAAGGATAGGGACAGCCTGAACGCCTTTGTAAAAAGAATAGCGGGGATGGACAAGGTACTCAAGACATACACAATGCTCGTGCTGAATGTGGTTAAGGAGACGCACCTGATAGACCTCTAA
- a CDS encoding phosphoglycerate kinase, with protein sequence MIDGLPTLDDIPYRGKHVLLRVDINAPIVNSTILDTSRFESHIPTIEALEDSKLVLLAHQSRPGKKDFTSLESHASTLSKLLGKRVEYIDEIFSKGVLRRIKEMENGEVILLENVRFYSEEQLNRSAEEHAECHMVRKLSTAFDLFVNDAFSASHRSHASLVGFVPVLPSVVGRLVENEVTALSKPLKGEGRKIFVLGGAKIKDSVKVLKNVLENNIAEKVVLTGVVANYFLMLKGYDIGEVNRKVVEDNKEDVSDEEMINILKKYSDKIILPIDLGIEKDGVRVDIPLEKFDGKYRIMDIGLETVNQLSEIIPKYDYVVLNGPAGVFEDERFSLGTYEILRAATRAGYSVVGGGHIASAARLFGLSDKFSHISTAGGACIRFLSGEKLVALEVIKEYWAKKWGKS encoded by the coding sequence ATGATAGACGGCCTTCCAACACTAGACGATATTCCGTACAGAGGAAAGCACGTTCTGCTGAGGGTTGACATCAACGCTCCTATTGTGAACTCAACGATTCTCGACACGAGCAGATTCGAGAGCCACATTCCGACAATTGAGGCTCTTGAAGACTCAAAGCTCGTTTTGCTCGCACACCAGAGCCGACCCGGAAAGAAGGACTTCACGAGTCTCGAAAGCCACGCATCCACACTTTCCAAACTGCTCGGGAAGAGAGTCGAGTACATAGACGAAATTTTCAGCAAAGGCGTTCTGAGAAGAATAAAGGAGATGGAGAACGGTGAGGTAATTTTGCTCGAGAACGTGAGGTTCTACTCCGAGGAGCAGTTGAACAGAAGCGCTGAGGAGCATGCCGAGTGCCACATGGTCAGGAAACTCAGCACAGCCTTTGACCTCTTTGTCAACGACGCCTTCTCCGCATCCCATCGAAGCCACGCATCTTTGGTCGGCTTCGTTCCGGTTCTGCCATCCGTCGTGGGAAGGCTCGTCGAAAATGAGGTTACCGCCCTCAGCAAACCCCTCAAGGGGGAGGGGAGAAAGATATTTGTCCTGGGCGGAGCTAAAATCAAGGACTCGGTGAAAGTTCTAAAAAACGTGCTGGAAAACAACATTGCGGAAAAAGTCGTTCTCACGGGTGTAGTTGCCAACTACTTTCTCATGCTGAAAGGTTACGATATAGGTGAAGTGAACAGAAAGGTTGTGGAGGACAACAAGGAAGACGTGAGCGACGAGGAGATGATAAACATACTCAAGAAGTACTCCGACAAAATTATCCTTCCCATTGACCTCGGTATAGAGAAAGACGGTGTCAGGGTAGATATCCCATTGGAGAAGTTTGATGGGAAATACAGAATAATGGATATTGGGCTTGAAACCGTTAACCAGCTTTCGGAAATCATCCCGAAGTACGATTATGTGGTTCTGAACGGTCCTGCGGGAGTTTTTGAGGATGAGCGTTTCTCTCTCGGAACTTACGAGATTCTGAGGGCCGCGACAAGGGCTGGTTACTCGGTTGTTGGCGGGGGGCACATCGCCTCAGCAGCACGCCTCTTCGGCCTTTCGGACAAGTTCAGCCACATATCAACTGCAGGAGGGGCGTGCATAAGGTTCCTGAGCGGTGAAAAGCTGGTAGCTCTTGAGGTTATCAAGGAATACTGGGCGAAGAAGTGGGGCAAATCTTAA
- a CDS encoding acetyl-CoA hydrolase/transferase family protein yields MNYREEYEKKLISPEEAAGLVESGMHIELGGAANTALIIDKYLAKRKDELENVKVGTFIDLAHYEFLKADPNGEVFEWSSGFLYRPVRKTSKELGPCVFRPNLYHDVPKIVREFSKDYDPIDIAYLVTTPMDKHGYFNFGLTCSHMKALAEVAEKVVVVVKENMPWVNGGYDECIHISEVDYIVEDNEMPVPFIPFSIPPTKEDEMIAENILNAETKDGRKLIQDGSTLQVGIGGLPDTVVKMLKEGGYKNLGVHTEMMGDGTLELIEEGVVTNDQKRLDRGKSVFTFALGSLKLYEYLDRNPEVATYPVDYTNDPFIIAQQPKMFSLNQAAEADLMGQINSEQMGLISPTGKLYQVSGTGGQLDFVMGCLFSRDRQGFSILAMYSTHNGTSRIKPILPPGAAVTVPRSMVQVVATEWGVAYLKGLTVKERAIAMIHLAHPDHREWLEKEAEKLGLLPPNYTIPAGKPDYLLYKRD; encoded by the coding sequence ATGAACTACAGGGAAGAATATGAAAAAAAGCTTATCAGTCCTGAAGAGGCTGCGGGGCTTGTAGAGAGTGGAATGCACATCGAGCTTGGCGGTGCCGCAAATACAGCGCTCATAATAGACAAATACCTCGCAAAGAGAAAGGACGAGCTTGAAAACGTTAAAGTGGGTACTTTCATAGACCTCGCCCATTACGAGTTTCTCAAGGCCGACCCCAATGGGGAGGTCTTCGAGTGGTCGAGCGGCTTCCTCTACCGACCCGTAAGAAAAACCAGCAAGGAGCTTGGACCGTGTGTATTCAGGCCCAACCTGTATCACGACGTTCCGAAAATTGTCAGGGAGTTCTCCAAAGACTACGACCCGATAGACATCGCCTACCTCGTCACCACGCCCATGGACAAGCACGGCTACTTCAACTTCGGCCTGACCTGCTCGCACATGAAGGCGCTGGCAGAGGTTGCAGAGAAGGTTGTGGTGGTCGTCAAAGAAAATATGCCCTGGGTCAATGGAGGCTACGACGAGTGCATCCACATCTCGGAAGTTGACTACATCGTTGAGGACAACGAGATGCCAGTTCCGTTCATACCATTCAGCATACCCCCAACGAAGGAGGATGAGATGATAGCAGAGAACATACTCAACGCAGAAACGAAGGACGGCAGGAAGCTCATACAGGATGGCTCAACGCTTCAGGTTGGCATTGGCGGTCTGCCGGATACGGTTGTTAAAATGCTCAAGGAAGGAGGGTACAAGAACCTCGGCGTGCACACCGAAATGATGGGCGATGGCACGCTTGAGTTGATTGAGGAGGGCGTTGTTACCAACGACCAGAAGAGGCTCGATAGGGGGAAGAGCGTTTTCACGTTCGCCCTCGGCTCTCTCAAGCTCTACGAGTACCTCGACAGGAATCCGGAGGTTGCAACCTACCCAGTCGACTACACCAACGACCCCTTCATCATAGCGCAGCAGCCGAAGATGTTCTCCCTAAACCAGGCCGCAGAGGCCGACCTGATGGGCCAGATAAACTCGGAGCAGATGGGGCTGATATCACCAACAGGCAAGCTCTATCAGGTGAGCGGGACTGGGGGGCAGTTGGACTTCGTTATGGGCTGTCTTTTCAGCAGAGACAGACAGGGCTTCAGCATTCTCGCAATGTACTCCACACACAACGGTACGTCGAGGATCAAGCCCATCCTGCCTCCTGGAGCGGCGGTGACTGTCCCGAGAAGCATGGTTCAGGTTGTTGCAACCGAGTGGGGAGTTGCCTACCTGAAGGGGCTTACGGTAAAGGAAAGGGCAATAGCGATGATTCATCTCGCGCATCCAGACCACAGGGAGTGGCTGGAGAAGGAGGCTGAAAAACTCGGTCTTCTACCGCCGAACTACACAATCCCGGCAGGCAAGCCGGATTACTTGCTCTACAAGAGGGATTAA
- a CDS encoding prefoldin subunit beta: protein MGELPPQVQNLVAQLQQLQQQLQAVITQRAQVEALLRDTEQALEELQKVDDETPVYKAVGNILVKEKKEDVIKELTEKKETYEIRIKTLQRQEEKLRERFAETQQKLQNLLSPQAG, encoded by the coding sequence ATGGGTGAACTCCCTCCGCAGGTTCAGAATCTGGTTGCGCAGCTTCAGCAGCTTCAGCAGCAGCTGCAGGCAGTAATCACTCAGAGGGCTCAGGTAGAGGCGTTGCTGAGAGACACGGAGCAGGCACTGGAGGAGCTTCAGAAGGTCGATGATGAAACACCGGTCTACAAGGCTGTTGGAAACATTCTGGTTAAGGAGAAGAAGGAGGACGTGATTAAGGAGCTTACAGAGAAAAAGGAGACCTACGAGATAAGGATAAAGACTCTGCAAAGGCAGGAGGAAAAGCTCAGGGAGAGGTTCGCTGAGACACAGCAGAAGCTCCAGAACCTGCTCAGTCCTCAGGCAGGATAA
- a CDS encoding DEAD/DEAH box helicase — protein MQVEAERETEGKSFNHLPANIAFTMLNQRLREALSAAGIEELTELQLEAFRKILSGKDVLIIAPTGSGKTEAAIIPIFEAMLKMEKPEGIVAIYITPLRALNRDMLRRIRGIAEFLGIRVDVRHGDTPDSQRARQSRKPPHLLITTPETFQILFLGKNLRKALKNVRYVVVDEIHELIDSERGVQLSVALERLREMARFQTIGLSATVSRPKLVSRFVGADAEVLEWKAEKEYEIEVVKPEVDEKLAAKLGVDAEIAGELKFIADAVKEHGSALIFVNTRQTAEALGIKLKKLIDVEVHHGSLSRETRVEAEERFAKGELDALICTSSMELGIDIGHVNLVVQYNSPRQAVRLVQRVGRSGHGLGRVSKGYVVASSFDDILESAVIVRRAKEGLLEDAEIHFKSFDVLANQICALALEYGRIDAEKAHRIVKRAFPYRNLTFEEFDEVCNFLARIGKIFYDEGEIGARRNTRRYFYENISMIPDEKHYRVVDVSSGKTIGSLDESFLSTFSGEIFAMKGELWRVLSVDEVVRVEPVSAEGEIPSWVGEEIPVPFEVAQEVGMLRNWLAGLIKAKGEKAALKALGAKGDVSVVVKTLREQIEKGFAVPYDSHITIEGSENVVVVNACFGHKVNETLGRILALLLTARRGSSVAVEIDPYRIKLSPAKPEEVESILKSIQPEAVESLAERAVFDTRLMQWKVVNAARKFGFLSKEDELSRINVRSLVVKLKDTPIYREALREIFVEKMDVERTAEVVEKISSGEIEVSVYNELSPISLAARQRAMDILAVKSSEAILRAFRERLEKEVVRVYCLNCRACYTERVESFERFTCIKCGSKMIAVFNSRRKPEEFRERELFKLANLVMAHGKRAVYALSTFGIGADTAARLLSRYYLEEDDFFKALIEAERNYIRTRRFWD, from the coding sequence TTGCAGGTTGAAGCTGAGCGCGAAACTGAAGGCAAAAGCTTTAATCACCTCCCCGCCAACATAGCCTTTACGATGCTGAATCAAAGGCTCAGAGAGGCTTTGAGTGCTGCGGGAATTGAGGAGCTGACCGAGCTGCAGTTAGAGGCCTTCAGGAAGATTTTGAGCGGTAAGGACGTGCTAATCATCGCTCCAACGGGAAGCGGGAAAACGGAGGCTGCAATAATCCCCATTTTCGAGGCAATGCTAAAAATGGAGAAGCCCGAGGGAATCGTTGCCATTTACATTACACCTCTAAGAGCTTTGAACAGGGACATGCTGAGGAGGATTAGGGGGATTGCCGAGTTTCTTGGCATAAGGGTTGACGTCAGGCACGGCGATACTCCAGATTCCCAGAGGGCGAGGCAGTCCCGAAAGCCCCCGCACCTTTTAATCACCACTCCAGAAACCTTCCAGATTCTTTTCCTCGGAAAAAACCTGAGGAAGGCTTTGAAGAACGTGAGGTATGTGGTGGTTGACGAGATTCACGAGCTAATTGACAGCGAGAGGGGAGTGCAGCTTAGCGTTGCCCTTGAAAGGCTGAGGGAGATGGCAAGGTTTCAGACCATTGGCCTCTCAGCAACTGTAAGCAGGCCCAAGCTTGTTTCAAGGTTCGTTGGGGCTGATGCGGAAGTTCTGGAGTGGAAGGCTGAGAAGGAGTACGAAATTGAGGTTGTAAAGCCTGAGGTTGATGAGAAGCTTGCAGCAAAGCTTGGCGTTGATGCGGAGATTGCCGGAGAGCTGAAGTTTATTGCTGATGCGGTGAAGGAACACGGTTCTGCTTTAATCTTCGTCAACACACGCCAGACGGCTGAAGCACTGGGAATCAAGCTCAAAAAGCTGATTGATGTGGAGGTGCATCACGGCAGCCTTTCGAGGGAAACGAGGGTAGAGGCTGAGGAGAGGTTCGCCAAGGGCGAGCTTGATGCTCTAATCTGCACTTCCTCAATGGAGCTTGGGATTGACATTGGCCACGTAAATCTTGTTGTGCAGTACAACAGTCCGAGGCAGGCTGTAAGGCTCGTGCAGAGAGTAGGACGGAGCGGTCACGGATTGGGGAGAGTTTCGAAGGGCTACGTTGTTGCGAGCAGCTTCGACGACATTCTTGAGTCCGCTGTAATTGTCAGAAGGGCCAAGGAGGGATTGCTGGAGGATGCGGAGATTCACTTCAAAAGTTTTGACGTGCTGGCGAATCAGATATGCGCTCTCGCCCTCGAATACGGCAGAATTGATGCTGAAAAGGCCCACAGGATAGTGAAGAGAGCTTTTCCCTACCGCAATCTGACTTTTGAGGAGTTTGATGAGGTTTGCAACTTCCTCGCCCGGATCGGGAAGATTTTCTACGACGAGGGGGAGATTGGTGCGAGGAGAAACACGAGGAGGTACTTCTACGAGAACATATCGATGATTCCCGACGAGAAGCACTACAGGGTTGTTGATGTTTCAAGCGGAAAAACCATAGGCTCCCTCGACGAGAGCTTTCTCTCCACCTTCAGCGGGGAGATTTTTGCGATGAAAGGAGAGCTCTGGAGAGTTCTGAGCGTTGATGAGGTCGTGAGGGTTGAGCCAGTATCTGCTGAAGGAGAGATACCTTCATGGGTGGGGGAGGAGATTCCCGTCCCCTTTGAGGTTGCTCAGGAAGTCGGAATGCTGAGAAACTGGTTAGCCGGGCTGATAAAGGCGAAGGGGGAGAAGGCAGCGTTGAAGGCTCTGGGAGCTAAGGGAGATGTCAGTGTGGTGGTTAAAACACTGAGGGAGCAGATTGAGAAGGGCTTTGCAGTCCCCTATGACAGCCACATTACCATTGAGGGCTCGGAGAATGTTGTTGTGGTTAACGCATGCTTCGGTCACAAGGTGAACGAGACCCTCGGCAGAATTCTCGCTTTACTTTTAACCGCAAGAAGGGGAAGCAGTGTGGCGGTTGAGATCGACCCCTACAGAATCAAGCTCAGTCCAGCAAAACCCGAAGAGGTGGAGAGCATACTTAAAAGCATTCAGCCCGAAGCGGTTGAGAGTTTAGCTGAAAGAGCTGTTTTTGACACGAGGCTGATGCAGTGGAAGGTTGTCAACGCTGCCAGAAAATTCGGATTCCTGTCCAAGGAGGACGAGCTGAGCAGGATTAACGTTAGAAGCCTCGTGGTGAAGCTGAAGGATACGCCCATCTACAGAGAGGCTTTGAGGGAGATTTTCGTTGAGAAGATGGATGTCGAGAGAACGGCAGAAGTTGTGGAGAAAATCTCCAGCGGGGAGATTGAAGTTTCTGTTTACAATGAACTCAGTCCAATAAGCCTTGCAGCGAGACAGAGGGCCATGGACATTCTTGCCGTCAAGTCCAGCGAGGCCATCCTCAGAGCCTTCAGGGAGAGGCTTGAAAAAGAGGTGGTGAGGGTTTACTGCCTGAACTGCAGGGCCTGCTACACGGAGAGAGTTGAGAGCTTTGAGAGGTTCACATGCATAAAGTGCGGCTCGAAAATGATTGCCGTCTTCAACTCAAGAAGAAAGCCCGAGGAGTTCAGGGAAAGAGAGCTTTTCAAGCTGGCCAACCTCGTCATGGCTCACGGAAAGAGAGCTGTTTACGCTCTCTCAACTTTCGGAATAGGGGCTGACACAGCTGCAAGGCTTCTTTCGAGGTATTATCTGGAGGAAGATGACTTCTTTAAGGCTTTAATTGAGGCTGAGAGGAACTACATTCGAACGAGGAGGTTCTGGGATTGA